Proteins encoded together in one Rhinopithecus roxellana isolate Shanxi Qingling chromosome 3, ASM756505v1, whole genome shotgun sequence window:
- the LOC115896461 gene encoding 60S ribosomal protein L36a-like produces the protein MVKAPKTRQTFCKKCGKHQPHKVTQYKKGKDSLYAQGKRRYDRKQSGYRGQTKPIVWKKAKTTKKIVLKLECVEPNCKSKIMLAIKRCKHFELGGDKKRKGQVIPF, from the coding sequence ATGGTTAAAGCCCCTAAAACCCGCCAGACTTTCTGTAAGAAGTGTGGCAAGCACCAACCCCACAAAGTGACACAGTACAAGAAGGGCAAGGATTCTCTGTATGCCCAGGGAAAGCGGCGTTATGACAGGAAGCAGAGTGGCTATCGTGGGCAAACTAAGCCGATTGTCTGGAAAAAggctaaaactacaaagaagattgTGCTAAAGCTTGAGTGCGTTGAGCCCAACTGCAAATCTAAGATAATGCTGGCTATTAAAAGATGCAAACATTTTGAACTGGGAGGAGATAAGAAGAGAAAGGGCCAAGTGATCCCGTTCTAA